A genomic window from Cytophagia bacterium CHB2 includes:
- a CDS encoding citrate (Si)-synthase, translated as MPETLSIIDNRTGKKYEIPIVHDTIKAMDLRQIKVSDEDFGLMTYDPAFMNTASCQSRITFIDGDKGILRYRGYPIEQLAEKSNYLEV; from the coding sequence ATGCCCGAAACTCTCAGCATTATCGACAACCGCACGGGGAAAAAATATGAAATCCCCATCGTCCATGACACGATCAAAGCCATGGATCTGCGGCAAATCAAAGTCTCTGACGAAGACTTTGGCCTCATGACCTATGACCCGGCATTCATGAACACCGCGTCATGCCAGAGCCGGATCACCTTTATCGACGGGGACAAGGGAATTTTGCGCTATCGCGGTTATCCCATCGAACAGCTTGCGGAAAAAAGCAATTATCTCGAAGT
- a CDS encoding SDR family oxidoreductase: protein MKRILVTGASGFLGGHICQQATKQWDVFGTFHRNETLPESTKPVNVDLSESERLFEVLDEIDPSVVIHAAVMQVDECERAPDLAQRINVEATRVIAEWCGQRQRRLIYISSDFVFDGKTGWYAETDLPQPINLYGQSKHEGETATLFACPQACVARLPLMYGFPLARGYCFFAGMFAQLQRKETVAVFHDQYRTPGLVANMAEALLELVNLSFSGIIHLGGAKRCSRYEFAQALCRLAGFDEALLRPVSMFEAKTPAARPQDVSLTNKLAQRVLKTKLLGYEEGLRALLKH, encoded by the coding sequence ATGAAACGTATTCTTGTAACCGGCGCAAGCGGTTTTCTCGGAGGGCACATTTGCCAACAGGCAACGAAGCAATGGGACGTCTTTGGCACGTTTCACCGGAACGAAACACTGCCCGAGAGTACAAAACCCGTGAACGTCGATCTCAGCGAGAGTGAGAGACTTTTTGAGGTTTTGGATGAGATCGATCCCAGCGTCGTGATTCACGCGGCTGTCATGCAAGTGGATGAATGCGAGCGCGCGCCGGATTTGGCGCAGCGCATCAATGTTGAGGCAACGCGCGTAATTGCAGAATGGTGCGGCCAACGGCAACGCCGGTTGATCTATATTTCATCGGATTTCGTGTTTGATGGCAAAACCGGCTGGTATGCGGAAACCGATCTTCCGCAGCCGATCAATCTTTATGGCCAAAGCAAACATGAGGGCGAGACGGCAACGTTATTCGCATGTCCACAAGCCTGTGTTGCCCGGTTGCCGTTGATGTACGGATTTCCACTGGCGCGAGGCTATTGTTTCTTTGCCGGCATGTTCGCGCAACTGCAGCGGAAAGAGACGGTTGCCGTTTTTCATGATCAATATCGCACGCCGGGACTGGTCGCAAACATGGCAGAAGCGTTGCTTGAGTTGGTAAATTTATCTTTCTCCGGGATTATTCATTTGGGCGGGGCAAAGCGTTGCAGCCGTTATGAGTTTGCACAAGCCTTGTGCCGTCTGGCAGGCTTTGATGAAGCGTTGCTGCGACCGGTTTCAATGTTCGAAGCAAAAACACCCGCGGCGCGCCCGCAAGATGTTTCGCTTACGAACAAGCTCGCGCAGCGCGTGCTAAAAACGAAATTGCTCGGATATGAAGAGGGGCTGCGGGCACTGTTGAAACACTGA
- a CDS encoding glucose-6-phosphate isomerase, whose product MSTQHESAKQSDAFRLEKYQSNIDTALRDLRENDILARIWSHDHTVWKPEPTEITNRLGWLHSPEVMSKAIPEINAFVDEIRAEGFTHALLLGMGGSSLAPEVFRFTFGVQIGYLDLAVLDSTDPGAVLAHANRLDPPQTLFIVSTKSGGTVETFSFFKYFYNWTSEKIGETKAGKHFVAITDPGSGLADTAKKYNFRKTFINDPNIGGRYSALSYFGLAPAALIGMNLKVLLERAAAMVQLSKSIASSQTKDNSPATLGVILGELAVQGRDKVTLIASPPIKYFGAWAEQLIAESTGKEGKGILPVDGEEVGAPSVYGNDRLFVYLRLEGDSTFDQKVEALLEAGHPVVQLDLQDLYDLGGEFFRWEIATIIASRRLAINPFDQPNVESAKILARQMVEAYQKEGKLPELTPILHADGVSVYSDIPSNTLADAMNKFLAQASPGDKNHKSRSYVALQAYVTPTAENDAALQQLRTKIQTRLHVATTVGYGPRFLHSTGQLHKGDAGHGLFMQFTSDAVQDLAIPDEAGLPNSSMTFGVLELAQALGDRQALLDAKRRVIRFHLGKEVERGLLKLANLIE is encoded by the coding sequence ATGTCCACGCAACATGAATCTGCCAAACAAAGTGACGCCTTTCGCTTGGAAAAATACCAATCGAACATTGATACCGCGCTCAGAGACTTGCGTGAAAATGATATCCTCGCGCGTATTTGGAGCCATGATCACACCGTGTGGAAACCCGAGCCAACTGAAATCACCAATCGTCTCGGCTGGCTGCACAGCCCGGAGGTAATGTCAAAAGCCATTCCTGAAATTAATGCCTTTGTTGACGAAATCCGCGCGGAAGGCTTTACGCATGCGCTGTTGCTCGGCATGGGCGGTTCGAGCCTCGCGCCGGAAGTGTTTCGCTTCACGTTTGGCGTGCAAATCGGCTATCTCGATCTCGCTGTGCTTGACAGCACGGATCCGGGCGCGGTGTTGGCGCATGCGAACCGCCTCGATCCGCCCCAAACGCTTTTCATCGTCTCCACCAAATCCGGCGGCACCGTTGAAACGTTTTCGTTTTTTAAATATTTTTACAACTGGACTTCTGAGAAAATTGGTGAGACGAAAGCGGGCAAGCATTTCGTTGCTATCACAGATCCTGGCAGCGGCCTGGCTGATACGGCCAAGAAGTACAATTTTCGCAAAACCTTCATCAACGATCCCAACATCGGCGGGCGCTACTCTGCACTTTCGTATTTTGGCTTGGCGCCGGCGGCATTAATAGGCATGAATCTGAAAGTGCTGCTCGAGCGCGCTGCAGCAATGGTGCAGCTCAGCAAGAGTATCGCGTCATCGCAAACAAAGGATAATTCTCCCGCCACGCTGGGGGTGATTTTGGGTGAATTAGCGGTTCAGGGGCGCGACAAAGTGACGTTGATCGCTTCACCGCCGATAAAATACTTTGGCGCTTGGGCAGAGCAGTTGATCGCGGAAAGCACAGGCAAAGAGGGCAAAGGCATCTTGCCGGTTGATGGCGAAGAGGTTGGCGCGCCGAGCGTTTATGGGAATGATCGTTTGTTTGTTTATCTCCGTCTCGAGGGCGACTCGACTTTCGATCAAAAGGTTGAAGCATTGCTTGAAGCCGGGCATCCAGTGGTTCAGCTTGATTTGCAGGATTTATATGATCTTGGCGGGGAGTTTTTTCGCTGGGAAATCGCGACGATCATCGCAAGCCGACGGCTTGCGATCAATCCCTTTGATCAACCGAACGTGGAATCTGCAAAAATTCTGGCGCGGCAAATGGTGGAGGCCTATCAAAAAGAAGGTAAGCTGCCAGAACTGACACCGATTTTGCACGCGGACGGTGTGTCGGTTTACTCAGATATTCCTTCAAATACTTTGGCTGATGCTATGAATAAATTTCTAGCGCAAGCCAGTCCGGGAGATAAAAATCACAAGAGTCGCAGCTACGTCGCATTGCAAGCTTATGTGACGCCGACCGCGGAAAATGACGCCGCGCTGCAACAGTTGCGCACAAAAATTCAGACGCGCTTGCATGTGGCAACCACCGTAGGTTATGGCCCGCGCTTTTTGCATTCCACGGGACAATTGCACAAAGGCGATGCCGGGCATGGTTTGTTCATGCAATTTACTTCGGATGCCGTGCAGGATCTCGCAATTCCAGATGAAGCCGGCTTGCCGAACTCCTCCATGACATTCGGCGTGCTCGAACTGGCGCAAGCGCTGGGCGATCGGCAGGCGTTGCTCGATGCAAAACGGCGCGTCATTCGATTTCACCTTGGTAAAGAAGTTGAAAGGGGATTGCTAAAACTGGCCAATCTGATCGAGTAA